From candidate division KSB1 bacterium, the proteins below share one genomic window:
- a CDS encoding 3-isopropylmalate dehydrogenase, which translates to MKKIAIIPGDGIGIDVTHEAMKVLEVIQNTYNLPLDVKHFDYGADRYLKDGTTMPEDQVEDFRNNYDAVFIGALGDPRIPDMAHARDILLGLRFKLDLFVNYRPVKLTDARLCPLKDKTEEDIDFVVFRENTEGLYVGMGGIFKKGTPDEIAIQEDVNTRKGVERIIRYAFEFAKQKGRPKVTMSDKSNALRFGHDIWQRTFEEVGEEYPEIEKEHFYVDALTMQMIKRPEQFEVIVTCNMFGDIVTDLGAQLQGGLGLAASGNINPDGTSMFEPVHGSAPKYAGKNIANPLAAILTLGLMLDYLGYSAQNSVVEKAVEEAIHSGNVTKDLGGNLGTIETGDFICEKIKSGL; encoded by the coding sequence ATTAAAAAAATTGCGATTATCCCAGGGGACGGAATCGGCATCGATGTGACACATGAAGCGATGAAAGTGCTGGAAGTTATTCAGAATACATACAATTTGCCACTCGATGTGAAGCACTTTGATTACGGCGCTGACAGATACTTAAAAGACGGCACTACTATGCCCGAAGACCAGGTCGAGGATTTTCGTAACAATTATGACGCAGTTTTTATTGGAGCGTTAGGCGACCCTCGGATACCGGATATGGCGCATGCACGCGATATTCTTCTTGGCCTGCGATTTAAGCTCGATCTATTTGTAAATTACCGCCCGGTTAAACTCACTGACGCCAGGCTTTGTCCCCTGAAAGACAAAACTGAAGAAGATATTGATTTTGTGGTTTTCCGGGAAAATACCGAGGGACTTTATGTCGGCATGGGCGGCATTTTCAAAAAAGGCACCCCGGACGAAATCGCCATCCAGGAAGATGTCAACACCCGGAAAGGTGTGGAGCGTATCATTCGCTACGCCTTTGAATTCGCCAAGCAAAAAGGGCGGCCAAAAGTGACTATGTCGGACAAGAGTAATGCCCTGCGCTTTGGGCATGACATTTGGCAGCGCACATTTGAGGAAGTCGGAGAAGAATATCCCGAAATAGAGAAAGAACATTTTTACGTAGATGCTTTGACCATGCAAATGATTAAACGGCCTGAGCAGTTCGAGGTCATTGTGACCTGCAATATGTTCGGCGATATTGTCACGGATTTGGGCGCACAATTACAAGGTGGCCTCGGTCTGGCCGCGTCCGGGAATATCAATCCTGACGGGACCTCAATGTTTGAACCTGTTCATGGCTCCGCCCCAAAGTACGCAGGGAAAAATATCGCCAATCCATTAGCAGCAATTCTGACACTTGGGCTGATGCTGGATTACTTAGGGTATTCTGCACAAAATAGTGTGGTGGAAAAAGCTGTGGAAGAAGCGATTCACTCAGGAAACGTAACAAAAGATTTGGGGGGAAATTTAGGAACCATAGAAACCGGGGATTTTATATGCGAAAAGATAAAGTCAGGTTTGTAG